One segment of Meriones unguiculatus strain TT.TT164.6M chromosome 3, Bangor_MerUng_6.1, whole genome shotgun sequence DNA contains the following:
- the Tmco2 gene encoding transmembrane and coiled-coil domain-containing protein 2 gives MPTFPTATSSWDNLLSALARSSIWNWLQATFVGETAVPQPTNLGLLDNLAPAVQVILGISFLILLAIGLFALWKRSVRSIQKIVVFVITLYQLYKKGSDFFQALLANPEGNGRQLPDGSNVFLSMGLQEKILKKLQMVENKVRDLEGMIVAQKPVVKRDCSSEPYCSCSDCQSPLPTSGFTSTSEM, from the exons ATGCCAACATTTCCAACTGCAACCTCTTCCTGGGACAACCTCTTAAGTGCCCTTGCTCGCAGCTCAATATGGAATTGGTTACAAGCAACATTTGTGGGAGAGACTGCTGTGCCCCAGCCAACCAATTTGGGGCTACTGGATAACCTCGCGCCAGCTGTGCAAGTCATCCTGGGgatttcctttctgattttgttggccATTGGATTGTTTGCCCTATGGAAACGAAGTGTTCGGTCCATTCAG AAAATAGTGGTGTTTGTAATTACGCTCTACCAGCTTTACAAGAAGGGCTCAGACTTTTTTCAGGCTTTGCTAGCCAACCCAGAAGGAAATGGTCGCCAGCTTCCAGACGGTAGTAATGTCTTTCTGTCTATGGGTCTGCAagagaaaattttgaaaaagCTTCAGATGGTGGAAAACAAAgtgagagacctggaggggatgatTGTTGCCCAGAAACCTGTGGTGAAGCGAGACTGCTCCTCTGAGCCGTACTGCAGCTGCTCCGACTGCCAGAGCCCCTTGCCCACGTCAGGGTTTACTTCCACATCGGAAATGTGA